The genomic segment CGGATCAGGTATGGTGCCATTGCGCTCCCGACGGAATGGGCGGCTGCTATGTCGCCTGGTCCAACTATGACCTCTACTATTATATTGATGCCTACGTCATGCGTATGGACACCGACTGCCAGCCAGTTTGGGCGGCACCGGTTCGGCTGACCGACACGCCACAAGAGGATGACTTAGTTTTCGGCGCTGTGGCCGGTGATGACGGCTGCTGTATCGTCGTCTGGCGGTGGGGCGGGTTCGATCAATTCGACATCTCGAGCGCGCGAGTGTGTGGAAATGGGACTGTGGCTTGGAACCTCGCCATCTGTGATGCTCCCAACATTCAGGATTGCCCGGTGATTGTTGCGGACGGGGAAGGCGGTGCATACTTCGCCTGGCAGGATAAACGACTTCCCGCTTGGAACTATGACATCTATGCTCAGCATGTCAGCGCCGAAGGCACGGAGCTTTGGCTGCACAATGGATTGCTGGTGATTAGTGATACACTATATCAGTTTAATCCACGGATCGCGCTGGCTCCCGATGGCATTTATTTAGTATGGAAGGATTTCCGATCTGGCTCCCAAACCAATCTGTATGGTCAATACGTGGCGGGAAATGGCACCCGGCTTTGGCCCGAGCAAGGTTTACCCATGAGCCTTGCGGCAATCGGCTTGCCCGATGTTGAAATTGAGACGGATGCAGCCGGGAACCTGTTCGCAGCGTGGGCCAACTACGAGGGAGAATATCTGGTCATCGGCGGGACTTGCCTCGGGCCGGATGGGCTGCCTATCAATGAGTGGTGGGTGCCACAAATGGGCGGCCCTATCTACGATGTACCCAATATCGCACCCCGCTGCCCGGTAGTCGCTCCCGTTGGTAGCTATGCGTTCGCCGTGGTATGGGAGCATGACGCCCGTACGGTCTATCCGCTCTATAACTTGCGGGCACAACTGGTTCAATCCTATCTGAGCACGGAAGGCGAAACGGAAACAGCCGTCCCCACTCGGTTCGCGCTCTCGCAGAACTATCCGAATCCGTTCAATCCGCAGACCCGGATCGAGTTTGCCCTGCCGCGCGCGACTCACGCGAAGCTGGTGGTGTATGACCTGCTCGGCCGCGTCGTAACGGTGCTGGCGGATGAACAACTCAGCGCGGGAGTTCATTCGGTCTCGTTCGATGCGCGGAGTCTTCCTTCCGGCCTGTATTTCTATCGCCTGCAGGCCGGAGACTTCCTGCAAACGAGAAAGATGGTGCTGCTGCGCTAAGCGATGTCTCTCATCATTCAAAAATACGGCGGCAAGGCCCTCGCCACCGCAGACGATATCAGACAAGTCGCGCGGCTGATCCACGAGCGGCGGCGGGACGGCACGCGGCTGGTGATCGTGGTCTCGGCGATGGGCGAAACCACCGATCGCTATCTTGATATGGCCCGCAGCGTGAATCCGCATCCTTCCGGACGTGAGCTCGACGTGCTGCTCTCGGTCGGCGAGCGCATCTCGATTGCCATGCTCGCCCTCGCGTTGAATGCTCTCGAAAGGGACGTGGCCGTGTCGCTGACCGGCGCGCAGGCCGGAATCATCACCGATACTGTTCACACCGCCGCGAAAATCGTCGAGATCCGCCCGCTCCGCGTGTGGGAAATCCTCGAACAAAATCGCATTCCCATCATCGCCGGCTATCAGGGAATCACCACCGACAAAAATATCTCCACCCTCGGTCGCGGCGGCACCGACGCCACCGCCGTCTGTTTGGCGGTGGCGCTGAATGCCGAGCGCGTCGAGTTCATGAAAGACGTTGAAGGCATTCACACCGCCGATCCCAAGCTGATTCCCGCCGCCCGCGTCATTCCCGAAGCGAGCTACGAAGAAGTTCTGCAAATGATGGGCTGCGGTGCGAAGATTCTGCAGGTGGCGGCGGTGGAAATGGCCGCCCAGCACAAAGTGCAACTGGCCATCGGCAACTCGAAGACGGGAATCGCGGGAACGATTCTCACCGAACGTCCGCTCGGCCGTCGCACGTTGACCGCCGTGATCGTCATGCCCGGCGTGCGTTGTCTGCTCTTCGATTCGACGGCTCATCTGGCCGAGGCAGTGGAGCGGCTTCGGATAGCCGGAAGCGCACCGCTGATTGCCAGTCAATCAGGTGGCAAAGGACTTCTGGTCCTGCGGCCGGAAGACAAGTTGACTCTCGAATCCTTCCACGAACCGGAAATCCCCCGCGAACCTCTGTCGCTGGTCACTCTGGTTGGCCCCGGCGTGGGCAGCGCCAGCGAACTGGCCGAGGCCGTGCAGCGGAAGCTGAAATTCTACCACGAACAGGTGGCCGCGCTGCAGATCACCGAGAGCCGTCTGAGCGTGCTTCTGCCCGGCGATGCCGCCCGCCGATTTGCCGAGTCCGTGCACGAACTCTGTGTGACGGAGCCCGCCCTTCGTCCTGTGGGAGAAGCGCGTGCGTAGACGGGCCGGGCCGCCAAGCCGCGGCCACTCTCCTCCGGCGTGGATTCTGGCCGGAATGATTACGGGCATATTGTTTGCCCTCGCAAATCCAGTTGGATCACAATCGCCTCCGTTGACGGATGGCAACACCTTCACTATGTCGCTGCCGGATACCGACCCCCTCACCATTCGCGTTGGACTTCTCGAAGACTACGAGAAGCTGACCTTCTCGTTCGTCGGCCAGTATTGCATCGAAACGCTGGTCGGCGAGACCGTCCGCAATGCTTCGCCGTCCGAGGAAAAATGGCGGGCTCGTGTCGAGGAATCAACGCCCACCCAGTTCCTGTTCAGCGTTCTTGCGAATTCCTTTGCAAAAAACAACGATGCGATGACGCTGGCCGAGCAATTCGAAAAAGACGGCACTCCCGCCGTCGTCCGACAGATCGGTGGAGCCATCGAAGTGGATGGTCGCGTGGTGGGGGACAACACTCTCTATCGAGTGCAGGTCGGCAACTTCCGTTCCGAAGTGGAAGCGGTTAAATTCGCTGAAACCCTCTACGACGACTATGCCCCTCGGATCGTGCGCGAAGTGTTGCGCGTCGCCAGAGGCAACATCGAGCTTTTCGACGCTGAACTCGTCGAATCCTTCACCGTCAAGAACGGTTTCCGGCTCGTGCCGGCTTCCAGTGACGCCGCGGTAACCATCTACGGCGTACGCACCGGCAGCGGATTCGGGTACGAACCCGTCGAAGACCGCACTTATGGCGGGATCATCGAAGTCTTCTTCGATCATTCCGGCCAACTGGCGGCGGTCAACAAGATTCCGATTGATACCTATCTGAAGGGAGTCGTTCCCTCCGAGATGCCGGCCGGATTCCCCGAACAAGCGCTGTGCACGCAGGCCATCATCGCCCGTTCGGTGGTGCTGGCCGAAAAGGCGATCAAGCATCTGAACGACCGCTACGACGTCTGCGCGCACGTGCATTGTCAGGCGTACAGCGGTTTGACGCAGGAGGATCGGCGAACCAACGGCGCGGTCGAGGCCACGCGCGGAATGGTGCTCGTGAACGGCGAACGGCTGGTGGTGGCGCATTACAGCGCGGTGTGCGGCGGTCATACTGAGGATGCCGAAGCGACGTGGGCGATGGCCACCAGCGGCGCTCTGCGCGGACATCCCTGTTCGTGCAAACAAGACATGGACATGCCCGACCTCTCCACCGAAACGGGAGTTCGGCAGTGGGTGAATTCATCGCCCGACGTATGCTGCAATCTGTCGGGACACGATCTGCCGGTGTCTTCCGATTATGCGCGTCGGCGATTCCGCTGGGAGGTTGCGTATTCGAGGAGTGAACTCGAAGAGACCATCAAGGAAAAAACCGGCGTGGACGTGGGCACGCTCTACGACATTCTGCCCGTGAAGCGCGGCGTGTCGGGGCGACTCATCGAGGTGGAAGTTCTCGGGTCGCGCCGCAATTTGCGCGTGCAGCGCGAGCTCCGCATCCGCCGCGCCTTGCACAAGAGCGCGCTGCCCAGTTCCTGTTTCGTGGTGGACGTGGTGAACGATGCCGAAGGCATGCCGGTGGAGATCGTGTTCACCGGCGCGGGTTGGGGACACGGCGTAGGTCTCTGCCAGTGCGGTGCCGCCCGCCAGGCCGCCGAAGGCCGCTCCTACGAAGACATCCTCAAGTTCTATTTCCCCGGCACGAAAGTCGTGAAATTGTATTGAGGTATCACGAATGAATCCGGCTCCTCGAATCCCTCTTGACTACGAGAAGATCAAGGCCTTCTGCGAGAAGTGGAAGATCACCGAGTTCTCGCTGTTCGGTTCGGTGCTCACCGATGATTTCCGTCCCGACAGCGACGTGGACGTGTTGGTGGAGTTCGCGGAGGATGCCCGCTGGGGCTTGTTTGACATGGTACACATGGAGGATGAATTGAAGGAGGTGTTTGGACGCGATGTGGATTTGCTGACTCGCCGCAGTGTTGAGGCCAATGAGAACTACATCGTGCGCAAGAATATTCTGCGTTCCACAAGGAGAGTCTATGCCGCGAGATGAATCCTTTTTGCTCTATATGCTGATTGCGGCTCGCCGAATCGTTGCTTCCACTTCTGATGTCACGCTGGAGGAATTTTCTGCGAACCGCGAAAAGCAGGATTCGGTGATTCTGCAGATCGGCAATATCGGAGAGGCGGCCAAGAAAATTTCCGCTGATTTCGCCGAACTGCATCCCGAAATTCAATGGCGCGACATCAGCGGCATGCGAAACCGTCTGATTCACGGGTATCACAAGATAGACATCCGAGAGGTTTGGAAGGCGGCGCGGACTTCCGTTCCCGAGCTGATTCGACTTATTGAGCCGCTTGTCCCACCCGAGGAAGAAGTGTAGGGATGAACGGCATCGTCCATGAGTTCGTGGGATCGAACCGTCTATTCGGGAGGTAAATTGTCTGACAACTGCGATCATTCTTCCAACAAGTGCAACAACGCGACGGGCGCCATCGGGGCCGTGTACGGCTTTGCGGTGCTCGGCGCGGCGGTGTATTTCATCCAGCAGTCCACCTCCTTCTGGGGAGGAGTGTGGGGCCTCCTCAAGGCCATCGCCTGGCCGGCAATCCTGATGTACAAGCTGCTCGAAATCCTGAAAATGTAAGAACGACTACAAGGAACACGTGGCGCCGCACAGCCGTGCGCGATACTCTGAATCCACGTAGCGCCGCATGGACATGCGCGACTTATGGTGGAAATATTGAGGATTCTTCGATGGACACCTCCCCCCGCATCCCCATAGACCAAGAGAAGATCAAGGCCTTCTGCGAGAAGTGGAAGATCACGGAGTTTTCGCTGTTCGGCTCGGTGCTCTCCGATGATTTCCGGCCCGATAGCGACGTGGACGTACTGGTGACGTTCGAGAAGAATGCACCGTGGAGTCTCTTCGACATTGTGGACATGGAGGCGGAACTCGGAGGGATTCTCGGCAGGAAAATAGATCTGTCGGAACGCTCAGCCGTCGAAAGCAGCCGAAATCGCTATCGCCGGTCTTCGATTCTGGCCACCGCGAGGCGGGTGTATGGATCGTGATCGTGGTGACTGCAAATTGTTATTCTGGACACGCGCCGGAATCACCTGACGATTAAGCGAGGCGTTGCTGTCGGCGCGGCGTCCAGAATCTCGTGAACGAAATATCGCTTCGGGCGAATCTGGAGATTCGCCGCGGCGGGCGGCAAGGACTTCACAGAGGACACCTGTCATGCGAGCAACTGAGTTTGTTCAAATACCGTTTGTATTTGAGAAGCTTGAGATGGTGAGAGCGACACATTCGGGCCGTGTATCCAGCAAGGACATATTGGACTATTACAGTGGTATAGACGAATCCTACAACCGTTCTTCTGTTGAAGCGCGATACAATGATCTTGTACACGTGGATGGTTCCATCTTTGCACTTCCGAAGCACGACAGATTTCTTGCGACTTTTGCAATCCCATTGAAGTTTGCGAAAGTCAATTATTTGCTTGGCAACTATCAAGGGACAATTGCCCTTTGTGGATTCATTGGCGAGATGTGCACTGTTTTTATCTATGATTTTGCACACTGGTGTTCGAAACGTAAGAATGGGCGAAAGTACGATATTCCAATTCAGTCTTTTGAGCGTAAAGGGCAGAAGTCTCGCGTCGAGAAACTGACTTCGTTCGGTTTGATTAATGAAGCCTACGCCAAGTCATTCACAAGGCTTAACGACATTCGCAATGAACATGTTCACGGTTATCGCATCTTTTCTAAAGAATTGCAGCACGATGCCAAGGAGGCCTATGGCCTGGCGGTGCGTATTCTTCTTGTAGCCATAGGACAGCAAATAACGAAGTCACCTGCAGACGAGTGGGGAAAGGGCGCATATGTGTCGGTCGAACATTGTCATCCACTTATTATAGAATTTCTCGAAGCAAAGTGGAAATCGCGCCCAGTTTCTCAGTAATCCATTGGAGTGTTGTCTTGATGTCCCTATTGGGTGTGCAATAACACGAGAGATGAGATATTGCGACTAAGGATACACCATGAAACCTGAAGACTTGAAGTTTGAAATTGCGGAGCTGAAATCCAAGCTCGATGATCTGCGGAGGTCTCTTTGACCTCGCGCGGCGCGAAAAGGAAATAACCAAACTCGACGAGCTGTCGGCGGGCGGAGCCTTCTGGGACGATCAACAACAGGCCCAGAAAGTCCTCAAGCAGCTCTCCGATCACCGCTCGTGGGTCGAGGCCTACCGCAAAGTCGAGAAGGGACTTCAAGACCTCGAAGCGCTCTGCGAACTCGCACTCGAAGACGAGACCAGCTTCACCGAGGAAGAACTCGACAAGGAGCACGCCCGCTGTCTCGAGCTTTTCGATGACCTCGAAATGCGAGCCATGCTGACGGGCCGCGACGACGCGCGAAATGCCATCGTCCACATCCACCCGGGAGCGGGTGGCACCGAATCGGCCGACTGGGCGCTCATGCTCTTCCGAATGTACCTCCGCTGGTTCGAAGAGCGCGGCTGGAAAACCGACGTTCTGGATTTCGAGCCGGCGGACGAAGCGGGCATCCGCGCCGCCACCATTGAAGTCACCGGCGATTACGCCTACGGTTTCTGCAAAGCGGAGACCGGCGTGCATCGCCTCGTGCGCATCTCTCCCTTCGACGCCAACGCGCGGCGGCATACCTCGTTCGTCAGCGTGTTCGTCTATCCTGAAGTGGATGATGTTCCCGAGATCGAGATCAAACCCGACGATCCGAAAATTGACACCTATCGCGCGTCGGGGGCGGGCGGCCAGCACGTCAACCGCACCGACTCAGCCGTCCGCATCACGCACCTACCCACCAATACCGTCGTCACCTGCCAGAGCGAGCGCAGCCAGCACCGCAACCGCGACAGCGCGATGAAAGTCCTCATCGCGCGACTCTACCAGCGCTGGCTCGACGAGCAGAAGGCCAAGAACGAAGCTATCGAAGACAGCAAGAGCGACATCGCCTGGGGTCACCAGATCCGTTCGTATGTTTTCCAGCCTTATCAGATGGTCAAGGATCATCGCACGAACGTCGAGACCTCCAACATTCAACGGGTGATGGACGGCGATCTCGATGAATTCGTGCGCGCGTTTCTGCTGCTCGGCGCGCAGGGCAAGTTCGCCCGCTCGCGCGGTCTGGCGAAGAAGGAAGAATAGCACAAACAAGAGGAGATTTTCGCGCTCTGAAGATAGATTCGATACCGAAGGCAACGGGGGGGGCAAACCAACATCAGGAGTGAATCATGAAGACACATTGCACTGCTCGCTTGGTACTGGTCATACTCACCCTGATTTCCGTGCATCAGGCGAAAGCGCAGTACTACAACAATCCGGAAAGCGCGGCCTTCGATGAGCTGCGCAACTGCTGGTACGTCTCCAACTATGGAGACGGCAAGATCATCCGCGTGGACACCTCCGGCGCTCAGACGGTGTTCAGCGATACCTTAGGCCGCGTGGCGGGATTGCTCATCGTGGACGACGTTCTCTACGCCGCGTCCAACGACACGCCGTTCATCGGCACCATGGGATTCGATCTCGACACTCGTCAACTGGTTCGCAACATCCAAATCCCGGTGGACGGGATGGTTAACGACATCACCACCGACGGCTATGGTTTTCTGTACGTCACCGACTTCTATGACAACAAAATCTACCGGGTGAATCTGGCCACCGATGAGGTGTGGATTTTCGTCAGCAGCGGCTTGCCGATGCCCAACGGAATTGTCTACGATCCCGCGCTCGACCGCTTGTTCGTGAGTTGTCAGAATGCATCGGGTCGTCCCATCAAGATCGTTGACTTGGCCGATTCCTCGGTCAGTATCGGAGTGTACACCAACCTCGGCGGCGTAGACGGTCTCGCCTTGGACAACGAAAATCGTCTGTATTTCTCGGCCTGGCAAACGGACGCCATCTATCGCTACGGT from the bacterium genome contains:
- a CDS encoding DUF86 domain-containing protein, which produces MPRDESFLLYMLIAARRIVASTSDVTLEEFSANREKQDSVILQIGNIGEAAKKISADFAELHPEIQWRDISGMRNRLIHGYHKIDIREVWKAARTSVPELIRLIEPLVPPEEEV
- a CDS encoding nucleotidyltransferase family protein; translation: MNPAPRIPLDYEKIKAFCEKWKITEFSLFGSVLTDDFRPDSDVDVLVEFAEDARWGLFDMVHMEDELKEVFGRDVDLLTRRSVEANENYIVRKNILRSTRRVYAAR
- a CDS encoding nucleotidyltransferase domain-containing protein, which gives rise to MDTSPRIPIDQEKIKAFCEKWKITEFSLFGSVLSDDFRPDSDVDVLVTFEKNAPWSLFDIVDMEAELGGILGRKIDLSERSAVESSRNRYRRSSILATARRVYGS
- the prfB gene encoding peptide chain release factor 2 (programmed frameshift), whose product is MKPEDLKFEIAELKSKLDDLRGLFDLARREKEITKLDELSAGGAFWDDQQQAQKVLKQLSDHRSWVEAYRKVEKGLQDLEALCELALEDETSFTEEELDKEHARCLELFDDLEMRAMLTGRDDARNAIVHIHPGAGGTESADWALMLFRMYLRWFEERGWKTDVLDFEPADEAGIRAATIEVTGDYAYGFCKAETGVHRLVRISPFDANARRHTSFVSVFVYPEVDDVPEIEIKPDDPKIDTYRASGAGGQHVNRTDSAVRITHLPTNTVVTCQSERSQHRNRDSAMKVLIARLYQRWLDEQKAKNEAIEDSKSDIAWGHQIRSYVFQPYQMVKDHRTNVETSNIQRVMDGDLDEFVRAFLLLGAQGKFARSRGLAKKEE
- a CDS encoding T9SS type A sorting domain-containing protein; amino-acid sequence: MKTHCTARLVLVILTLISVHQAKAQYYNNPESAAFDELRNCWYVSNYGDGKIIRVDTSGAQTVFSDTLGRVAGLLIVDDVLYAASNDTPFIGTMGFDLDTRQLVRNIQIPVDGMVNDITTDGYGFLYVTDFYDNKIYRVNLATDEVWIFVSSGLPMPNGIVYDPALDRLFVSCQNASGRPIKIVDLADSSVSIGVYTNLGGVDGLALDNENRLYFSAWQTDAIYRYGLGLSGSAELVSSGHLDPADIAINLRDNVLAVPNYTRNTVDFVSLAPDAVDETPIPTLTGLSQCYPNPFNSRAVIEYSLNTPGEVRIDVFDALGRLHETLIRETQTPGRHRLIWSAASHPSGTYFYRIMTGDRVETRKIVLLK
- a CDS encoding SpoIID/LytB domain-containing protein encodes the protein MRRRAGPPSRGHSPPAWILAGMITGILFALANPVGSQSPPLTDGNTFTMSLPDTDPLTIRVGLLEDYEKLTFSFVGQYCIETLVGETVRNASPSEEKWRARVEESTPTQFLFSVLANSFAKNNDAMTLAEQFEKDGTPAVVRQIGGAIEVDGRVVGDNTLYRVQVGNFRSEVEAVKFAETLYDDYAPRIVREVLRVARGNIELFDAELVESFTVKNGFRLVPASSDAAVTIYGVRTGSGFGYEPVEDRTYGGIIEVFFDHSGQLAAVNKIPIDTYLKGVVPSEMPAGFPEQALCTQAIIARSVVLAEKAIKHLNDRYDVCAHVHCQAYSGLTQEDRRTNGAVEATRGMVLVNGERLVVAHYSAVCGGHTEDAEATWAMATSGALRGHPCSCKQDMDMPDLSTETGVRQWVNSSPDVCCNLSGHDLPVSSDYARRRFRWEVAYSRSELEETIKEKTGVDVGTLYDILPVKRGVSGRLIEVEVLGSRRNLRVQRELRIRRALHKSALPSSCFVVDVVNDAEGMPVEIVFTGAGWGHGVGLCQCGAARQAAEGRSYEDILKFYFPGTKVVKLY